The Synechocystis sp. PCC 7509 genome includes a window with the following:
- the infA gene encoding translation initiation factor IF-1 — translation MSKQDLIEMEGTVTDSLPNAMFRVSLDNGFDVLAHISGKIRRNYIKILPGDRVKVELTPYDLTKGRITYRLRKK, via the coding sequence TTGTCTAAACAAGATTTGATTGAAATGGAAGGCACGGTCACAGACTCGTTGCCGAATGCGATGTTTAGAGTATCGCTTGATAATGGCTTTGATGTGTTAGCCCACATCTCCGGGAAAATTCGTCGTAATTACATCAAAATTTTACCAGGCGATCGCGTCAAAGTTGAATTGACACCCTACGACTTAACTAAAGGCAGAATTACTTACCGCTTGCGGAAAAAATAG